From a region of the Rhipicephalus microplus isolate Deutch F79 chromosome X, USDA_Rmic, whole genome shotgun sequence genome:
- the ImpL2 gene encoding ecdysone-inducible gene L2, whose amino-acid sequence MRPRTASLISVLVLLLLPVVLGRSLVGQGARQRNAVGLFVSKSQRGNRVGPGSHLLRKSHLKLRNTPPDVMTVAQSESLVIECEAGGNPPPTIHWLKNGLRIGQDLTGSERTEQEVNPEGAPMLGLSFTRSRLFIDCASSQYDEAEYTCVAQNPYHRISKSTKVKVTKIGSAHSSPLCLVKKSFVAPGVPARITMWTHTRLELMGSTVQLFCRPIGSPKPSVSWFGPDDTELQNSDKYKVLENGDLEIRNIAWNDMGGYTCTAENSHGVDRTSTFLYPTLPDKV is encoded by the exons ATGCGCCCGCGAACTGCGAGCCTCATCAGCGtcctggtgctgctgctgctgcctgtCGTCCTGGGCAGGTCACTGGTCGGCCAAGGGGCCCGGCAGCGTAACGCCGTCGGG CTGTTCGTGTCCAAGTCACAGAGAGGCAACCGAGTAG GTCCTGGCAGCCACCTGCTACGCAAGTCGCACCTGAAGCTTCGCAACACCCCTCCTGACGTGATGACGGTCGCCCAGTCCGAGTCTCTGGTGATCGAATGCGAGGCTGGGGGCAATCCCCCGCCCACCATCCACTGGCTCAAGAACGGTCTCCGCATCGGACAG GACTTGACGGGAAGCGAACGCACCGAACAGGAGGTGAACCCAGAGGGGGCGCCCATGCTTGGCCTCAGCTTCACAAGATCGCGGCTGTTCATTGATTGCGCCTCGTCGCAGTACGACGAGGCCGAGTACACCTGCGTCGCCCAGAACCCCTATCACCGCATCAGCAAGAGCACCAAGGTCAAGGTCACCAAGATCGGATCGGCTCACTCCAGCCCACTGTGCCTCGTCAAGAAGTCCTTCG tGGCGCCTGGTGTCCCTGCCCGTATCACCATGTGGACGCACACCCGCCTGGAGCTGATGGGCAGCACTGTGCAGCTCTTCTGCCGACCGATCGGCTCTCCAAAACCCAGTGTGTCCTGGTTCGGCCCCGACGACACTGAACTGCAAAACAGCGACAAATACAAG GTTCTTGAAAACGGTGATCTCGAGATTCGGAATATTGCCTGGAATGACATGGGAGGCTACACTTGTACTGCGGAGAACTCGCATGGCGTGGACCGGACATCGACATTCCTTTATCCTACACTG CCGGACAAGGTGTAG